A region of the Bacillota bacterium genome:
CCCCCGATCCACGATATCCGCGGCCAGTTCTGGCGGGGTACGCTCCAGCGTCACTCGGACGGCCTCGACGATCGCGGCCACGACCTCGGACAGCGCCTCGCGGACCTCCCTGCCCGTCAGGGTCATGGTACGGGGCAGGCCGGTCACCAGGTCGCGCCCCCGGACCTCAAACGTCTGGTCGTCCACCAC
Encoded here:
- a CDS encoding rod shape-determining protein, giving the protein VVDDQTFEVRGRDLVTGLPRTMTLTGREVREALSEVVAAIVEAVRVTLERTPPELAADIVDRGLVLAGGGALLKGIDALLSEATHMPVHVADDPMTAVVTGAGIALEHFDRMNRVLINPRRV